In the genome of Streptomyces collinus, one region contains:
- a CDS encoding antibiotic biosynthesis monooxygenase family protein: protein MTDVAPASLPAPPYYAVVFTAVRTAGDNGYGETNDRMMELAADQPGFLGVDSARGANGLGVTVSYWRDEESIAAWRNHAEHTLARARGREHWYASFALHVAKVERAYGFTRPAEL, encoded by the coding sequence GTGACCGATGTCGCGCCCGCGTCGCTGCCCGCCCCGCCCTACTACGCCGTGGTGTTCACCGCCGTGCGCACCGCGGGCGACAACGGCTACGGGGAGACGAACGACCGGATGATGGAACTCGCCGCCGACCAGCCGGGATTCCTCGGTGTCGACTCCGCCCGCGGGGCGAACGGCCTGGGGGTCACGGTGTCGTACTGGAGGGACGAGGAGTCGATCGCAGCGTGGCGGAATCACGCGGAGCACACGTTGGCCCGAGCGCGCGGACGCGAGCACTGGTATGCCTCGTTCGCGCTCCACGTGGCGAAGGTCGAGCGTGCCTACGGGTTCACCCGCCCCGCGGAGCTGTAG